From the Paenibacillus sp. FSL H8-0548 genome, one window contains:
- the fabF gene encoding beta-ketoacyl-ACP synthase II, producing MKQRVVVTGMGVITSLGSDLEQFWGNLLEGKSGVSVVEAFDFSEYPTYIAAEIKNFSPENYGLDKKEARRMDRFVQFAAVASQLAVKDADLQIGQNADAERVGVMVGSGIGGLGTWEDQHNILLEKGPKRVSPFFIPMMIANMASGQVSMLTGAKGPNSTAVTACATGTHSIGDSFKLIQRGDADVMIAGGAEATIRPTGMAGFCSMRAMSVRNDEPEKASRPFDVDRDGFVMGEGAGVMVLESLEHAQARGAKIYCEVIGYGMSGDAHHMTEPDPDGAARCMVKAFKDAGIEPSEIDYINAHGTSTPVGDRSETKAIKKALGDHAYKVAVSSTKSMTGHLLGAAGGVEAVILGLTLKNGIIAPTINLENQDPECDLDYVPNKPREANVKIALSNSFGFGGHNASIVMKVYEA from the coding sequence ATGAAACAAAGAGTGGTTGTTACGGGTATGGGGGTTATTACCTCGCTCGGTTCCGATTTGGAGCAATTTTGGGGAAACCTGCTAGAAGGTAAATCAGGGGTATCGGTTGTTGAGGCGTTCGATTTTTCTGAATACCCGACCTATATTGCCGCAGAGATAAAAAACTTCAGTCCCGAGAATTACGGTTTAGATAAAAAAGAAGCGCGCAGAATGGATCGATTTGTACAGTTTGCAGCAGTCGCAAGCCAATTGGCGGTTAAAGATGCTGACTTGCAAATTGGTCAAAATGCGGATGCAGAGCGTGTGGGCGTTATGGTTGGCTCCGGCATCGGCGGACTTGGCACATGGGAGGACCAGCATAATATTTTGCTTGAGAAGGGTCCTAAGCGCGTTAGTCCATTCTTTATTCCGATGATGATCGCGAATATGGCTTCTGGACAAGTATCGATGCTGACTGGTGCGAAGGGTCCGAACAGTACAGCGGTCACCGCTTGTGCAACGGGTACTCATTCCATAGGCGACTCCTTCAAATTGATTCAACGCGGCGACGCCGACGTGATGATTGCTGGCGGTGCAGAGGCGACGATTAGACCAACGGGTATGGCTGGCTTTTGCTCGATGCGCGCGATGTCTGTTCGCAATGATGAGCCTGAGAAAGCAAGCCGTCCGTTTGATGTTGATCGTGATGGTTTTGTTATGGGTGAGGGCGCTGGCGTAATGGTGCTTGAATCATTAGAGCATGCGCAAGCACGCGGGGCGAAAATCTATTGCGAAGTTATTGGCTACGGCATGAGCGGTGATGCCCATCATATGACCGAGCCAGACCCGGACGGTGCTGCTCGCTGCATGGTGAAGGCGTTTAAGGATGCTGGAATTGAGCCATCCGAGATCGACTACATCAACGCACACGGCACATCTACTCCTGTCGGTGATCGTTCCGAGACCAAAGCGATTAAGAAAGCGCTCGGTGATCATGCCTACAAGGTAGCGGTAAGCTCGACAAAATCGATGACAGGTCATTTGCTCGGTGCTGCAGGTGGCGTTGAAGCTGTAATACTAGGCTTGACGCTCAAAAACGGCATCATTGCACCGACCATTAATTTAGAAAATCAAGATCCAGAGTGTGATCTGGATTATGTACCTAATAAACCGCGCGAAGCTAATGTAAAGATAGCATTATCCAATTCATTCGGCTTTGGCGGACACAACGCTTCGATTGTGATGAAAGTTTATGAAGCGTGA
- the smc gene encoding chromosome segregation protein SMC, translated as MFLKRIELSGFKSFADRTEMEFVTGITAVVGPNGSGKSNISDGIRWVLGEQSAKSLRGGKMEDIIFSGSDARKAVNYSEVSLTLDNTDGALPLEYNEVTVTRRVHRSGDSEYLINKQPCRLKDITELFMDTGIGKEAYSIIGQGRIEEILSTRSEDRRGIFEEASGIVKYKSRKREAQRKLDETEQNLLRIHDLVTELEDQVSPLRKQSEKAIHFKSLKGQLKTKEISMYVHNIEQIHGSWTEASGKLERLKQEELQLSTVVSKHDAHLEKDRQQLRELEVELDQLHEAMLQIGEDFEKCEGYGEVLKERKRNLEQNKRQLEESIAAQDDRIGKLTQEEAEFRSRAAVLQLQLADLRAKISDEEARLLGVVGGAVADAEETLKGELLEVLSAMAQHRNEIRYAAQQQETLQRRMERISEDETKWLEQQARLDARRLELAEALETTLARLEQARNKTLTESEQIRAISQGLEEVTLAIRKWEQKLDSHVSRRDTMKEMQDALDGFQQGVKEVLKASRRSNGAITGVHGAVAELVRVPERIEVAVETALGGALQHVVMEDEKSARTAIAFLKQRQLGRATFLPLDVIRGRQVSEHDKRTAESVEGFVGVAADLVSSEDRYSAIVNSLLGNVLLAETLEQANRIASKCQYRYRVVTLEGDVVNAGGSMTGGSLQKKGASLLGRQRQIDALDQEIADAERMVAQLRNKLSDLRKEHSIRTHNIEELRVEGEKSRIEEQQIRAEIQQLHNEAKHLDEQRQLYSADRNTHLSEQKDVQKAAAAAELRLEQLVVDEARLQEAIRLAEERRKASESAKEELQGQLTDIKIAAAKTDQERLSFEDQSARVRTDIVRAKQELGGLRSLFIQQEEELERHTTESVQQIEQLNHLRIKKQQCAETTDLKRSARAQRIAELDLGESETKEQRAQLRQVEDQMRQTEIAANRLDVELDNLLRKLSEEYELSYELAKEQYPVPEDVVGTQNEVRDIKRQISSLGEVNLGAIEEYERVSERFEFLTEQKDDLVDAKTTLYQVIREMDDEMSKRFKATFEAIRGHFVIVFAKLFGGGRADLVLVDPERVLDTGIDIVAQPPGKKLQNLQLLSGGERALTAIALLFAILQVKPVPFCVLDEVEAALDEANVSRFAQYLREFSELTQFIVVTHRKGTMEEADVLYGVTMEEGGVSKLVSVRLEDEESVSA; from the coding sequence ATGTTTTTGAAACGGATTGAACTATCAGGCTTTAAGTCTTTCGCCGATCGAACTGAAATGGAATTCGTGACCGGGATCACTGCGGTTGTAGGACCAAATGGCAGCGGTAAAAGCAACATTTCAGATGGTATAAGATGGGTTCTTGGTGAGCAAAGCGCCAAGAGTCTGCGCGGCGGCAAGATGGAGGATATTATTTTTTCCGGCAGCGATGCTCGGAAGGCTGTCAACTATAGCGAGGTTTCTCTGACCCTCGACAATACTGACGGCGCGTTGCCGCTTGAATATAACGAGGTTACGGTCACTAGGCGTGTGCATCGGAGCGGTGATAGTGAGTATTTGATTAATAAACAGCCATGCCGGCTAAAAGATATTACCGAGCTATTTATGGATACAGGTATCGGTAAAGAAGCCTATTCCATTATTGGACAAGGCCGAATAGAAGAAATTTTAAGTACGCGATCGGAGGATCGCCGCGGTATTTTTGAGGAAGCGTCCGGTATTGTGAAATATAAGTCGCGTAAACGCGAGGCACAGAGAAAGCTTGATGAAACGGAGCAAAATCTGCTGCGTATTCATGATCTTGTCACAGAGCTTGAAGATCAAGTCAGTCCGCTTCGCAAGCAGTCGGAGAAAGCGATTCATTTCAAATCGCTTAAAGGGCAGCTGAAAACAAAAGAGATCTCCATGTATGTACATAACATTGAACAGATTCATGGGTCATGGACCGAGGCAAGCGGCAAGCTTGAACGGTTAAAGCAGGAGGAGCTTCAGCTATCGACTGTTGTTAGCAAGCATGATGCGCATCTAGAGAAGGATCGTCAGCAGCTGCGTGAGCTGGAGGTCGAGCTGGATCAGCTGCATGAAGCGATGCTGCAAATTGGCGAAGATTTTGAAAAATGTGAAGGCTATGGCGAGGTTCTCAAAGAACGCAAACGAAATTTGGAGCAAAATAAACGGCAGCTGGAAGAGTCCATTGCGGCGCAGGATGATCGTATTGGAAAGTTAACGCAGGAGGAAGCGGAATTCCGAAGCCGTGCAGCCGTGCTGCAGCTGCAGCTCGCGGATCTTCGCGCAAAGATTTCCGATGAGGAAGCTCGTTTATTGGGTGTAGTTGGGGGCGCAGTGGCTGATGCAGAGGAGACGCTTAAAGGCGAGCTGCTAGAGGTGCTTAGCGCAATGGCTCAGCATCGCAATGAAATTCGATATGCAGCTCAGCAGCAGGAAACGCTTCAGCGGCGGATGGAGCGAATTAGTGAGGATGAGACGAAGTGGCTGGAGCAGCAAGCGAGGCTCGATGCTAGGCGTTTGGAGCTAGCAGAGGCTTTGGAGACTACACTTGCTAGGCTAGAGCAGGCAAGAAACAAAACACTTACGGAATCGGAGCAAATAAGAGCCATTTCGCAAGGCTTGGAAGAAGTGACCTTGGCGATACGCAAGTGGGAGCAAAAGCTCGACAGCCATGTTTCGAGAAGAGACACGATGAAGGAAATGCAGGATGCGCTCGATGGCTTCCAGCAGGGCGTAAAAGAGGTGCTGAAAGCTTCACGGAGAAGCAATGGCGCCATCACTGGCGTTCATGGTGCGGTAGCGGAGCTTGTTCGTGTGCCGGAACGTATTGAGGTCGCTGTAGAAACGGCGCTTGGCGGCGCTTTGCAGCATGTTGTTATGGAGGATGAGAAGAGTGCACGAACGGCAATTGCTTTTCTAAAGCAGCGTCAGCTGGGCCGTGCAACCTTTCTTCCTCTGGATGTCATTCGCGGCAGACAAGTGTCTGAGCATGATAAGCGGACAGCAGAATCTGTCGAGGGCTTCGTGGGCGTTGCGGCTGACTTAGTTAGCTCCGAAGATCGCTACTCGGCAATTGTGAACAGCTTGCTTGGCAATGTTCTGCTTGCCGAAACGCTGGAGCAAGCGAACCGCATTGCATCGAAATGCCAGTATCGCTATCGTGTCGTAACGCTTGAAGGCGATGTCGTTAACGCTGGCGGCTCCATGACGGGCGGCAGCTTGCAGAAGAAAGGCGCGAGCCTGCTTGGTCGTCAACGGCAAATAGATGCGCTTGATCAAGAAATTGCTGATGCCGAAAGAATGGTCGCTCAACTGCGGAACAAGCTTAGCGACTTGCGCAAAGAGCATTCCATACGTACGCATAATATAGAAGAGCTGCGTGTGGAAGGCGAGAAAAGCCGAATTGAAGAGCAGCAAATTAGAGCAGAAATTCAGCAGCTTCATAATGAAGCTAAACATTTGGACGAGCAGCGGCAGCTGTATTCAGCAGACCGTAATACGCATCTGTCCGAGCAGAAGGATGTGCAGAAAGCTGCGGCAGCAGCAGAGCTCCGTTTAGAGCAGCTGGTTGTGGATGAAGCTCGGCTGCAAGAAGCGATCCGTTTGGCTGAGGAACGCCGCAAGGCAAGCGAATCTGCCAAAGAAGAGCTTCAGGGTCAGCTAACCGACATTAAGATCGCAGCTGCCAAAACAGATCAAGAGAGACTCTCTTTCGAGGATCAATCGGCACGTGTACGCACCGATATTGTGCGGGCCAAGCAGGAGCTTGGAGGGCTGCGCTCATTGTTTATTCAACAAGAAGAGGAGCTCGAGAGGCACACCACAGAGTCAGTTCAGCAAATAGAGCAGCTCAATCATCTTCGTATTAAGAAGCAGCAATGCGCGGAGACAACAGATCTTAAGAGATCTGCTCGCGCGCAGCGTATTGCTGAGCTCGATCTTGGCGAGAGTGAGACGAAGGAGCAGCGTGCGCAGTTAAGACAAGTGGAAGACCAGATGAGGCAAACCGAGATTGCGGCAAATCGGCTGGATGTGGAGCTCGATAATTTATTGCGCAAGCTGAGTGAGGAATATGAGCTGAGCTATGAGCTGGCTAAAGAGCAGTATCCTGTACCGGAAGATGTTGTCGGGACGCAAAATGAGGTTAGAGACATTAAACGTCAAATCTCATCGCTTGGTGAGGTGAACTTAGGCGCAATCGAGGAATACGAGCGAGTGAGTGAACGGTTTGAGTTTTTGACTGAACAAAAAGATGATTTGGTAGATGCGAAGACGACGCTGTATCAGGTCATTCGTGAGATGGATGATGAAATGTCGAAACGGTTCAAAGCGACCTTTGAAGCGATCCGCGGCCATTTTGTTATCGTATTCGCGAAGCTGTTCGGCGGCGGCAGAGCAGATCTGGTACTCGTTGATCCGGAGCGAGTGCTGGATACGGGGATTGATATCGTCGCCCAGCCTCCTGGCAAGAAGCTGCAAAACCTGCAGCTGTTATCAGGCGGAGAGCGCGCACTAACTGCAATTGCGCTGCTATTTGCGATATTACAGGTTAAGCCTGTGCCGTTCTGTGTACTTGATGAGGTTGAGGCAGCGCTTGATGAAGCCAACGTCTCGCGCTTTGCCCAATATTTGCGAGAGTTTTCAGAGCTTACACAGTTTATTGTCGTTACGCACCGCAAAGGCACGATGGAAGAAGCAGATGTGTTATACGGCGTTACGATGGAGGAAGGCGGCGTATCGAAGCTGGTGTCGGTGCGCTTGGAGGATGAAGAGTCGGTATCCGCATAA
- the ftsY gene encoding signal recognition particle-docking protein FtsY: MSFFKKLKESIATKTEAVTNIFKEGLTKTRTAFVEKVEELITRRKKIDELFYEELEEILIGADVGVNTVMQLIDELRVEVKKRKIEDAADLQPILSEKLIQLMKGDDHSGLNMAPSGITVILFVGVNGVGKTTTIGKLAHKFKSEGKSVLMAAGDTFRAGAIEQLEVWGNRVGVDVIKQQSGSDPAAVMFDAVQAAKQRGVDVLLCDTAGRLQNKSNLMEELNKIFRVIQRELPDAPHEVLLVLDATTGQNALSQAKLFGEKSGVTGLVLTKLDGTAKGGIVIAIRNELSLPVKLVGLGEKMGDLQQFDSEQFIHALFAGLIQREEEEDSEKTVE, from the coding sequence ATGAGTTTTTTTAAAAAGCTGAAGGAAAGCATCGCGACAAAAACAGAAGCGGTAACGAATATTTTTAAAGAAGGCTTGACGAAGACGCGTACTGCGTTCGTAGAAAAGGTTGAGGAGCTGATTACCCGCCGCAAAAAAATCGACGAGCTGTTTTATGAGGAGCTTGAAGAGATTCTCATTGGCGCAGACGTTGGTGTCAACACTGTTATGCAGCTAATCGACGAGCTTCGCGTTGAGGTGAAGAAGCGCAAGATTGAAGACGCTGCAGATTTGCAGCCGATTCTCTCTGAGAAGCTGATTCAGCTTATGAAAGGTGACGATCATTCGGGTCTTAATATGGCACCGAGCGGCATTACCGTTATTTTGTTCGTGGGCGTCAATGGTGTAGGCAAAACGACAACCATTGGCAAGCTGGCTCATAAGTTCAAAAGCGAAGGGAAAAGCGTGCTTATGGCAGCGGGAGATACATTCCGTGCCGGTGCGATCGAGCAGCTGGAGGTATGGGGAAATCGTGTAGGTGTTGACGTCATTAAACAGCAGTCAGGATCAGATCCCGCGGCGGTTATGTTTGATGCGGTGCAGGCTGCTAAGCAGCGTGGCGTCGATGTGCTTCTTTGCGATACAGCAGGCAGACTGCAAAATAAATCGAATCTGATGGAGGAGCTCAATAAGATTTTTCGTGTCATTCAGCGTGAGCTGCCGGATGCTCCGCATGAGGTTCTTCTGGTGCTCGATGCAACTACCGGTCAAAATGCACTTAGCCAAGCGAAGCTGTTTGGTGAGAAGAGCGGTGTAACGGGTCTTGTCCTGACAAAGCTCGATGGTACTGCTAAGGGCGGCATCGTTATCGCGATTCGCAATGAGCTTAGTCTGCCGGTGAAGCTGGTAGGACTCGGTGAGAAAATGGGAGATCTCCAGCAGTTCGACTCGGAGCAATTCATTCATGCTTTATTTGCTGGATTAATTCAGCGCGAGGAAGAGGAAGACTCCGAAAAAACGGTGGAATAA
- the rnc gene encoding ribonuclease III — protein MKRDSFYELQQRLQLSFKRTKLLRQAFTHTSYVNEHKRGSAQDNERLEFLGDAVLQLLVSEYLFSAYPQRPEGELTRMRASIVCEPSLAQFAERLELGSHVLLGRGEEQLGGRQRQALLADLFESFVGAIFLDAGIEQTRAFLNEHMFPFVESNDYGLLVKDAKSKLQERSQHHGLGAVEYRIIEERGPAHDREFVVEVYLGEERFGVGSGRTKKEAEQRAAAEAWRTLSQEQA, from the coding sequence ATGAAGCGTGATTCCTTCTATGAGCTGCAGCAGCGACTGCAGCTCAGCTTTAAGCGGACGAAGCTGCTGCGACAAGCCTTTACGCACACCTCATATGTGAACGAGCATAAACGCGGATCGGCTCAGGATAATGAGCGTCTTGAGTTTTTGGGTGACGCGGTGCTTCAACTGCTTGTGTCGGAATATTTGTTCTCCGCGTACCCGCAGCGCCCAGAGGGTGAGCTTACAAGAATGCGTGCTTCCATCGTTTGTGAGCCTTCCTTGGCACAATTCGCGGAACGGCTGGAGCTAGGCTCGCATGTGCTGCTTGGCCGCGGTGAAGAACAGCTTGGCGGTAGGCAGCGTCAGGCGCTGCTTGCAGATTTGTTCGAATCATTTGTTGGAGCGATCTTTCTAGATGCGGGTATTGAACAAACAAGAGCATTCCTAAATGAGCATATGTTCCCCTTTGTTGAGTCGAACGACTACGGCCTGCTGGTTAAGGATGCAAAGTCCAAGCTGCAGGAGCGTTCACAGCATCATGGGCTTGGGGCGGTTGAATACCGTATCATAGAAGAGCGCGGTCCTGCGCATGATCGTGAGTTTGTTGTTGAGGTTTATCTCGGTGAAGAGCGCTTTGGCGTTGGAAGCGGGAGAACGAAGAAGGAAGCGGAGCAGCGTGCTGCTGCTGAAGCATGGCGAACCCTATCGCAGGAGCAAGCCTAG
- the fabD gene encoding ACP S-malonyltransferase produces the protein MSKTAFVFPGQGAQVVGMGKDVYDAFDRSRSIVEQADEALGFSLSSIIFEGPDEVLKQTANTQPALLTVSVAFLEALAECGLKPDFVAGHSLGEYSALVAAGVLSFEDAVRTVRARGQFMEQAVPSGQGAMAAVLGAERETLAALCAAITSEGSAVELANVNCPGQIVVSGTAAGVAAVVERGKEEAGAKRVIPLEVSGPFHSSLMKPAADNLMLTLAAIEMKDAAIPVVANVTAKSVTAAADIRSLLVEQVYSPVLWEDSVRYLIEQGVDTFVEIGSGTVLAGLIKKIDKNLRIVSVNSISAIEALKG, from the coding sequence TTGAGTAAAACAGCATTTGTATTTCCTGGTCAAGGCGCACAGGTCGTTGGAATGGGGAAGGATGTTTACGACGCATTTGATCGTTCGCGCTCTATTGTTGAGCAAGCCGATGAAGCGCTGGGTTTTTCATTAAGCAGTATTATTTTCGAAGGACCTGATGAGGTGCTTAAGCAAACGGCGAACACCCAGCCTGCTTTGCTCACCGTTAGTGTCGCTTTTCTTGAAGCTTTAGCTGAATGCGGGTTGAAGCCTGATTTTGTTGCAGGTCACAGTCTGGGAGAATACAGTGCGCTTGTTGCTGCAGGTGTGCTCTCATTTGAGGACGCCGTTCGTACGGTACGCGCTCGCGGTCAATTTATGGAGCAAGCCGTTCCAAGCGGACAAGGTGCGATGGCGGCAGTGCTTGGCGCTGAGCGCGAGACGCTTGCCGCGCTTTGCGCAGCGATTACGTCGGAGGGCTCAGCAGTTGAGCTTGCTAATGTGAACTGCCCGGGACAAATTGTCGTATCCGGTACAGCAGCAGGCGTAGCAGCGGTCGTTGAACGAGGCAAGGAGGAGGCGGGCGCTAAGCGGGTCATTCCACTCGAAGTTAGCGGGCCGTTTCATTCATCGCTGATGAAGCCTGCCGCGGATAATTTGATGCTTACGCTTGCAGCTATTGAAATGAAGGATGCTGCTATTCCCGTTGTTGCCAATGTGACGGCAAAATCGGTTACAGCCGCCGCAGACATTCGGAGCTTGCTTGTGGAGCAGGTATATTCTCCTGTTCTGTGGGAAGACAGTGTTCGGTATCTAATCGAGCAAGGCGTAGATACATTTGTGGAGATTGGTTCAGGCACGGTGCTAGCCGGCTTGATCAAAAAAATCGATAAAAATCTACGTATCGTTTCGGTAAACAGCATCTCTGCGATAGAAGCGCTTAAGGGATAA
- the fabG gene encoding 3-oxoacyl-[acyl-carrier-protein] reductase, with product MFASLEGKKALVTGASRGIGRAIAVALAEAGADVAINYSGSEAAAAETAEAVEALGRRAIVIKANVGKVVEFDSMVKEVIEQFGAIDILVNNAGITRDNLIMRMKEDEFDQVIETNLKGVFNGIKAVTRSMMKQRYGRIINISSVVGVIGNPGQANYVAAKAGVIGLTKASARELASRGITVNCVAPGFIQTEMTDKLPEEMRQSLTGQIPLARLGDPSDIASAVRFLASDASAYMTGQTIHVDGGMYM from the coding sequence ATGTTTGCCAGCTTGGAAGGAAAGAAAGCACTCGTTACCGGAGCATCGCGTGGTATTGGCAGAGCGATTGCTGTCGCGCTCGCCGAAGCAGGAGCTGATGTTGCCATCAATTATTCAGGCAGCGAGGCAGCAGCTGCAGAAACTGCAGAGGCAGTAGAGGCGCTTGGCAGACGTGCAATCGTCATCAAAGCGAATGTTGGTAAAGTAGTCGAGTTTGACTCGATGGTTAAGGAAGTTATTGAGCAATTTGGCGCAATCGACATTTTGGTGAATAATGCAGGTATTACTAGAGATAATTTAATCATGCGCATGAAGGAAGACGAGTTCGACCAAGTCATTGAAACGAACCTTAAAGGTGTATTTAATGGCATTAAAGCGGTCACTCGCTCGATGATGAAGCAGCGTTATGGCCGCATTATTAACATTTCTTCCGTGGTTGGCGTTATCGGCAATCCAGGTCAGGCGAATTATGTTGCGGCTAAAGCGGGTGTCATTGGTCTTACTAAGGCTAGTGCGCGCGAGCTTGCTTCCAGGGGCATTACTGTTAACTGTGTTGCCCCTGGATTTATACAAACCGAGATGACAGACAAGCTTCCGGAAGAAATGCGTCAATCGTTGACTGGCCAAATTCCGCTTGCCCGTCTCGGTGATCCGAGTGACATCGCAAGCGCTGTTCGTTTTCTTGCTTCGGATGCCTCAGCCTATATGACTGGGCAGACGATTCATGTGGATGGCGGCATGTATATGTAA
- a CDS encoding beta-ketoacyl-ACP synthase III, giving the protein MGLHPVGIIGTGKYVPERILTNKELEAMVETNDEWIVTRTGIKERRLAAAEEATSDLALHASRKAIAAAGLTAEDIDLIIVATITPDMFFPSTACLLQDKLGAKKAAAFDLSAACSGFIYGLATGSSMIASGLYKHVLVVGAETLSRITDYTDRNTCILFGDGAGAVVLGQVEEGRGFQAFKLGADGSGGELLKVSGGGSRIPSSEESVQTKQHFIHMAGNDVFKFAVRIMGSVAEEALEMAGIAKEEIDLLVPHQANIRIIQSAMNRLNLSEDKAMINLDKYGNMSSASIPVALAESVEQGRVSDGDKIVLVGFGGGLTWGASVLVW; this is encoded by the coding sequence ATGGGTTTACATCCTGTAGGAATTATCGGAACGGGTAAATACGTGCCTGAACGTATTTTGACGAACAAAGAGCTTGAAGCAATGGTGGAGACAAATGATGAATGGATCGTAACGCGTACGGGCATTAAGGAACGCCGCCTTGCAGCAGCAGAAGAAGCGACCTCTGATCTTGCTTTGCATGCATCACGGAAAGCTATTGCTGCGGCAGGCTTGACTGCTGAGGACATCGACCTCATTATCGTTGCGACGATTACTCCGGATATGTTCTTTCCATCGACGGCTTGTCTTCTTCAAGATAAGCTGGGCGCGAAGAAGGCTGCGGCATTCGATTTGTCAGCTGCATGCTCAGGTTTTATTTATGGACTCGCGACGGGCTCGAGCATGATTGCAAGCGGCTTGTATAAGCATGTGCTTGTTGTTGGCGCAGAGACGCTGTCACGAATTACAGATTACACAGATCGCAATACTTGTATCCTCTTCGGTGACGGTGCAGGCGCAGTAGTGCTTGGACAGGTAGAAGAAGGTCGCGGCTTCCAAGCATTCAAGCTTGGAGCTGACGGAAGCGGCGGGGAATTGCTTAAAGTGAGCGGCGGAGGCTCCCGTATCCCTTCTTCGGAGGAGAGCGTTCAGACGAAGCAGCATTTTATCCATATGGCCGGCAACGATGTATTTAAATTTGCGGTAAGAATTATGGGTAGTGTTGCGGAAGAAGCGTTAGAGATGGCAGGCATTGCGAAGGAAGAAATTGATCTTCTCGTTCCGCATCAAGCGAATATACGAATTATTCAATCCGCTATGAACCGACTGAACTTGTCGGAGGATAAAGCGATGATCAACTTAGATAAATACGGCAATATGTCCTCCGCATCTATTCCGGTTGCACTAGCGGAATCAGTCGAGCAGGGTCGAGTGAGCGACGGTGATAAAATCGTTCTTGTCGGCTTTGGCGGCGGCTTGACTTGGGGCGCTTCAGTTCTAGTTTGGTAA
- a CDS encoding acyl carrier protein, translated as MSEVVDRVKRIVIDRLGVDEAEVTLEASFKDDLGADSLDVVELVMELEDEFDMEISDEDAETITTVGEVVKYIQSHT; from the coding sequence ATGTCCGAAGTAGTAGATCGCGTAAAACGTATCGTCATCGACCGACTTGGCGTAGACGAAGCGGAAGTAACACTTGAAGCTTCATTTAAAGATGACCTCGGCGCTGACTCTCTTGATGTCGTTGAATTGGTCATGGAGCTAGAAGACGAGTTTGATATGGAAATTTCTGATGAAGATGCTGAGACAATCACCACTGTGGGAGAAGTTGTTAAATACATACAATCTCATACGTAA